ccataaaaaataataagaaaagaaaataagaaaataaatattacatttttaaaatgtaaaagaaaagttaaaaaataaaaaaatagctgtGTATTCTGACAGACGATTTTATTCAAGCAACATAAATATTGCGATTTCATTATATTATAGTAGACATTTTTGTAGGAGGCCATTGTTGAtagaataaaacaacattttgaacaccattttaaacatgtttgtcAAAAGTAATGTTCATTCTTAAATGGCTAATGTGTTTTTTAGAAAATAACCACCTTTATATCGCTTTTTATTGTAGCTATTTCCTTAGTAAATGGAAAAAAGGTGAATCTGTGTGTCCATCACCCTGTTGTTTGTGTGCATGCACACATACGCAGACATGCAAGCCACCAAGATAGGGCAGAGAGTGTTGGGTTACATTCCTTCCATCAGGGCTGAAGGATAGCCAGGCTGGTCACTCTTAGTTCAGCCCCAGGAAATTGGGAGAAGAGAAGGTCCTCTCTCAGTATcaatatttgtgtatgtgtgcatgtgaatGTATGGTGGTGTTTAAACTGGGCCTCACAGGCATAACCTCCTTCCAGTTCTGTACTGGGCTGGCCACAGCATTCTGGGGGTCTGCAGAGTTTGGCTAGTCCCTGTGATTCTCCAGCTCTGGGAGCAGGCCCTTGGGCTGACCCTGCCTACACATACACACCCATCTGCTTCCTTTTCATTTCAGCTCTTTCATCACGAGGCTTAAAAGCTTAACAACAGTCATAGACATTAGGCATTAGGACAGAAGAAGTCTTACTAATTCTACTCAATTTGAACAGCGGAATGTGTCTATATAGGCCtattaaaaaaacaagaacatgttAACATTATGTGCTTTCATAGTTAAGTATGCACTTATCGTACGTATCTTAATAAATGTATCATTCAGCTTTCAAACTTTCATCTAGGTCTGGTTCTCTGCAGAACAGGTGTGTCTATATTCAGTCATCATCCCCTCAGTGATCTCTGAGGTTACTCTGAGGTCTTATGTTAAGGTTTTATGTTAAGGTGAGTGAATAGCATGTGAATTcaactctctctcttttcttcttgAATAAATCATGTTTGGGCTGTGGAAAGGAAGCAATCCGGGTCTGGTTGACTGTAGACTCTCTCGGGAACACTAAGTCACCCACCTTGGCAAAGATGAGGCTCATACTTGCCATGTCTCTGACTCTGAGGCCTGACTGACTTTTATCAGTCTGGTCTTGCAGAACCAATTTGATTATTCATGCTCGACAAACAAATAGTctgattaaatgtttaattaaaacgaATACAACTGTATTTTGGAACGCATTCCAATGGAAATTCTAAACTATTTTACATTTGGCCAAACTGGTGGTGAATTtgtgtgaaaatgtatgttttgatTCATGCAGAAACATACCACTTTTCGGGGAAAGTAGACAGAAAGGTAGTCAGAatcagtccaaacagctgataaaaacatcacagtaatgcacacgactccagtccatcagttaaaagctgcatgtttatgagaaacattctgacggcacccattcactgcagaggatgataatcaagtgatgtaatgctaaatttctccaaatctgttctggtgagcaaacaaactcatctacatcttgaatggcttgagggtgagtacattttcagcacgttttttttttggagggtgaactattactttaatcaGAATATGCTGCTATGTggactaaacttttattttaagcaCTTTTATTTATGAGTCAAAGATGTGAGATTATGACATAAAATGAAGTAATCAAAATAAGCTATGGTCTCAGATCCCAAATATGATtcaatatttattgtttaaaatgaaatacTAGTTTGCTTGTACTGATTTTGTGCTCACATGAGATCCAGAGACCGTTTCCtcttgtgtccatttcttttgttTACTTTCCCTCTGGTGGTGAAAATAGTCAATTACAATTGTCTTCTCAGAATTCCAAGTCCAGTATTCCACATTCCAATTTGTCACTGCACTACTGAGACCCAGATTTATTAGGAACGTTTTTACTCAGATACAACTACTTGTTGTTATTATGTCAACAGTACTAAAtaaatgtcagttttattttacagttgatgCTGACACTAACAGGTACATGTTACCGTGGGCTTCAGCATCACAATGAGCAGCTGGATGAGAGGTGCGACTGCTCTATGATGTCACACTAGACAGTGGTGCAAAAGCAGAGTTCGGTCAGGACGCAGGTCAGACCTGAATCCTGCCTGCAGACCAGAGAGAGTTTGAAATGGACACAAACAAACCTCAGCGACAGTTCTCTGAAAATTACTCTGAGGTCACGGTTAGCTCAAGTGCAGGTAAGAATATGGCATTTAAAATACTGATACAAAACCGTTCAgttatttagcagaagcttttatccaaagcagcttacaAATTAGGAGCATCACAAGAATTTCATCATACTGCAATAACAATTCAcaagagtgtatatatatatatatataaacaattatttgtttttattattatttactgatttatttaaattataaaattttacatttaaaataaaagttttaaacatcttaaattagaaaaaaaaaattataacttaataaattaaaaaaaaaatggacaaaaagctaataaaataaacctataaactataatagtataaactatattattatatattagtgATACAAGAATAACACTGCGCAGTGTGACATGCAAAAATCAAATCACTTTACACTAATGTTGTGAACAGGCCTTGGAAACCAAGAGTCTCACAATTTGACAAATTGGTGACTTTTTTTTGCCCATTGTTTGCCTAAGCTGAGAGTAATCTGCTGGGCCCTGGCATGCCTCTCTCTCACGATATTGAGTTTAGGTGGCAAAGCCTGCTTTCTTTTGAGTTCCTGGATGTTTGTTTGGAAGCACTGAGGCTCTTAAATCCTCCGTCTTCAGTGAACATCATTTGAGAGATGTGTGCCTACAAATCCAGCATCTGCCACAGTGGTTGATGAAACTCTGTCAACAGGAAATCGCTTttaacaagagagagagagacctgagtCCAGACTCTTTCTGTTTGTGACAAAGAGGTCTACTCATAATGAATTCACCTCTTTGAATTTCACCTTATTGGATGTATATGTACAAATTTGTTCAAGAAAAGATTCTGGGACATCTGAGAGCATCCGTGGCGGCCGAGGACGGGTGAGACCATACCCTTCATCATCCCGCAGGAGACACCGAACTACCTTCAGCAATGAGCAGCTGGAACAGCTGGAGCTAGCTTTCAAACAGAATCACTATCCTAATATCTACTACAGAGAGGAGCTCGCCAGAGCCACCAAACTCAACATGGCTCGCATACAGGTAACTCACCTGATTAACTGCTAACATGCTAATGAACCTGTTGAACTGATACAGTAACATATAGCTGAATTAAATGTTCCCTTGCAGGTTTAAGTTACACTAAGCAGTCCATGGGTGTTCAGATTGTTCACACTGATAGTGAGTTACAGTGACACAGCAAAATATGTGGATGGAAACCCAGCGGTGACTAGCACTGAATGATAGCATCGCTTCATAATGCTTTCTACATTTGTCCACATTTTTGTGGACAGATTCATgaaaattttcttaaaataagtTAAGACATTTCTTgagatattttttttagaaaattgtaAGATGTTGCTAAATGGAATTTCTGAAAAATTTCTAAAAAGTAGTATTTTTCgtaaattattagtattatagttATTTTCTTGGCTTTGGTATTACGTAATTAACAATGCAATTAAAAAGGAGATCACTAGTTGAGTTGATTTAcacgtacaaaaaaaaaagattactattactagtataattataattactagtATATAATTACTAGTACTTTTTTATTACAAAGAATTACAAAGAATTAGTAAGTAACACTTTGAATTAAACttaacattttgaagtagaaagactgaaataatatttcaagcaataattctttatatatattaccAATGTTgtttatgattttaaataattaaaacaacctAATAAATTCATGaaactctttatttttttcttctttctattGTTTTAAGACCAGTTGGATGTTATATCCTAGcttttaggagtttattgagattTAAAATACTGAATACTCTCACGTCTTAAGGAAATATGAAGAAAATAGCAGTTATGAagaattttatttgtatacaattgttgtttttttttaaatctgaaaactttGAATATTCTCACATTAAGTATGTTAACTGGCTGTGCCACACAAATTACTTATATATTACTTATTAGCCAATTACTTATTATTtacacaaattatttatatattaggcTACTTATTAGCCAAACCTCGTCTCCCTTGTCTGATGACAGTATCTTACTGCCTTTTGCTGGCTGCAGGTAAGGTTACAGAACCGGCGAGCCAAGCAGCGGAAGCAGGATCGTATCTGTCACAAAGTGCTGCCGGTGGGAATGGTGGCAGGACGAGGGCCTCTCTTcagcagtatgtgtgtgtgtcttccacCTCCATGGGCCGGCAGCACCAGTGCTCTCATTCACTGCCACATTTCCCCCAATTCTGCTCAGGGCTGCCCCCTGGAGGATACCCCCTCCAGCCTTCCTCCGGCCCTGCTCCGTCTCAAGCCACCAGACAGTGCTCTCACTGCAAACCACTAGTCACTGGAACAAGAGGAAGAGCTGTAAACGCTGCAGTTTTACATTTATACAAGAAGGTACAGTCCAAAGGATAAAGTTTTTCAATGACAAAGATTGGCGTTTTCTGTCTTTATTTCCAGTCACACAGAACATAATCTCTGAAATATTGCTATATTTACTtagacaaaaaaatattacatttatgctGATTTCctttgtcaacactgcactgacgATTAAACTTGGTTCACTTCACACTGAACATACTGTAGACTTTAAATAAGGACTATTATGAACTAATATACAATTCTCAGATCTCAGAAGGAAATGTGCACTACACCCTTTGAACATTTGAATTACATTTGCTTTCAGTCATCAATAACAGTTTACAGATTTggtagaaataaattaaaatgcttaCATCAAATGCTGTTCTTCCCATTTTAGGCAAATAAACATGGGTCATTGACAAACTTTTAAGAATGTTGTTGAAAACAAACAATACTCTGCATTCTCACTGGTTACTTATAATTGAAATGTTATACCTTTTTcaagaacgttttttttttcctgcattttAGTTGTTATGTCATTGTGATTAGATGAAAGACCTGTAAAAACAATATGGTGAAATAtaattagtttaaaataactgttttctatttcaatatattttaaaatgatgccCTAAAAAAttctttctttattaaaaaaaaaaaaaacatcatgaaaTAGAAATTTATTAAAGTCACTAtatgcaaaaaacattattaatagtaTTTCCTAATAAATTCTGACAAAATGAGCATCATGTCACTGGCCCATATGACATTTTGTGTACATTCAGGCTCTAAAACCAAGCTAAGAATCAGTGCACCAATTCCTATCCCTGTTTTAGAAATGCATAACACCATCAAACAGATTTCTAGAATTGTGCCATTTGTATATAACATCATCCAAATTAACATTAGAGCCACATAGGGATTCATTAAAGATGTACAGGTCCAAACACACActgcacatttatatataaatcaagATAAACCCAAATCTAGATTGATTTTGTGTGCTAACCAATAAAGTATTCTGTCATCTCAAAACACATTGAATGAGTATTTTTATACCGACAGTGACAGTGAGAATCCCTTTAAGGCAGAAAGAGCATATGTTTGCCATCATTCATGAGCAGAGCAGCAATTATTATACTCCACTTTAGCTTCATTTAACAATCAGCTTTGCAGGAGAGTGTCACTGCAAAGGATTTATTCAATAACAACATAATTTATGCTTGTTTACAGTGGATAAATTTGGCAGTTTATACATCAAGGTCAATTGTGACAAGACATATGCAGATGTGAGTGCAACAATGAATACACTGATGGCATCCGTACAAAACATCTCTCGTCACTTTATGACCCTCACCACTTCACGTCTAACATTTATAGAGGTTATATTGAAGCATGAatgaattcacacacacacacacacagaaatgtgcTGGAGATCTGGACATCAGAGGTAATCTGCATTCACAGTAAGGCATGGGCTCTTCCTCTCGGCTTTTACTCCAGAGACCTCGCAAACTCTGCATAGTCGATGTAGCCATCGTTGTTTTTGTCATCGTCTCTGAGGACATCATCAATGAGGGTGATGAGATCCTCTTCTCTCATTGGCTGGCTACCATCTCCTCCTTCCTGGAAACCAggtgacaattttaattttaattaaatggaaTAAATAGATAGAAGGAGAGGCTTGGACGAGAGTACTTCGTGTTAGATTACAAAAATTAgtgaaaattaaacttaaattagaTATTAAACATcccatataaaattaaaaaaataacctcTTTATTATCAAAtcataaaaatatgattaataatGAATGGGTAggtatgtccaaacttttttttagttCAAAATTCAAGCACACACCTCTTTATGAACATGAGTGATGGCCGTGGCGATTTCTAGTCCATCCAGCAAATTGTTGCCATCGTAGTCGTGCATCTTGAAGTAGTGAAGCTGCAGCTCTTGAGGCGTCATGTCCGACTCTGGCTGTTCAATCACCCCTTCTAAATGCTCCATGATGTGGCTACAACAGAACAAAAGAAAGGTTCAATCGCACACAGGTGGATTTAGTCACCTTGAGATGATTGCATCAGTCAATAACTGTGACCTTCGGTTACAAGTTACGAAGAAAAGGAAGTAGCGACAGATCTTTTCTTTTGCATTGTGACAAACATCCAAATGCATCATATTAAAGAAAGAAATGATGTTCGGTCAGGGACTTGGTTCTGTCCATCAGATTTATGGCTGGATGTTGAGATGTGGGTGAGTCAGATGAACCTGCAGAGGCGGCTTTATTaagactaaatgattggagaaatgTGTCTGTTGTTTTCAGTGGAAGATCCAGTTAttaaattttgattaaaaacaatcaggtaaaaaacaaacaattatgtatgtgtgtgtatatatatatatatatatatatatatatatatatatatatatatgtaacattatatacttagtgaggTGCAAAAATCTAGCACAATTAATATttctattagggctgtcacttttgagaaaaatcaaatacgaacggatatcgaatatcatgcaaagtattcgaatatattcgaatatctaTGTGCCCACTCCAAAAAACCAAACCTTTGAATTGTAGCATGCtgtgatttctgaatgattatactgatttctgaaggatcatgtgacactgaagactggagtaatgatgctgaaaatacaactttgatcacaggagtaaattacattttaaaatgtattacaatagaaaatagctattt
Above is a genomic segment from Carassius carassius chromosome 30, fCarCar2.1, whole genome shotgun sequence containing:
- the LOC132110921 gene encoding multiple coagulation factor deficiency protein 2 homolog, producing the protein MRLKLILWSWFLLCSCCVLSVWAHGGQHGGQHGEQHGEPAASNQEPPPIIRLDRNMVQDKDHIMEHLEGVIEQPESDMTPQELQLHYFKMHDYDGNNLLDGLEIATAITHVHKEEGGDGSQPMREEDLITLIDDVLRDDDKNNDGYIDYAEFARSLE